A stretch of Henckelia pumila isolate YLH828 chromosome 4, ASM3356847v2, whole genome shotgun sequence DNA encodes these proteins:
- the LOC140861429 gene encoding uncharacterized protein, with the protein MDFVTHLPMTSRQCDDIWVVVDRLSKSAHFLSYNRELSFDRMARFYNQDIVSLHRVTLSIALYGRRCRTPLFWNEVGERQVERPELIQQIVDKFELIKKRIKNSQDRQASYVNTKHRPFHFEKGEHVFLRVSPFRKVMRFGLKGKLEPRFIGPFEILEKVADVAYRLALPPYIFGIHNVFHVSLLCQYVVDKSHILHPKEVQMEPDLSYMERPLRILDRKDKVLRNKRIPLVIVQWQRRVL; encoded by the exons atggattttgtcacccacttgccaatGACCTCCAGACAGTGTGATGAtatttgggttgtggtggacagaTTGTCCAAGTCTGCTCATTTTCTCTCGTACAATCGCGAGTTAAGTTTTGATCGCATGGCGAGATTTTATAATCAGGATATTGTGAGTTTGCATAGAGTGACGTTGAGCATT gctctttatggtcgCCGTTGTCGAACACCCTTATTCTGGAATGAAGTAGGGGAGAGACAGGTTGAGAGGCCGGAACTGATTCAGCAAATTGTGGAtaaatttgagttgatcaaGAAGAGGATCAAGAATTCACAGGATAGACAGGCAAGTTACGTCAACACCAAACATAGACCTTTTCATTTTGAGAAAGGGGAACATGTCTTcttgagagtttcaccttttaggaaggtgatgaggtttggtctcaagggAAAGCTAgagccgagattcattggtccattcgagatcttggagaaagtAGCGGATGTGGcctatcgtttggcgttaccgccgtaTATTTTCGGTATTCATAACGTGTTCCACGTGTCACTTCTTTGTCAATACGTGGTAGATAAGTCGCACATTCTGCATCCGAAGGAGGTTCAGATGGAGCCTGATTTGTCATACATGGAGAGACCGCTCAGAATTCTTGACAGGAAAGACAAAGTGCTTCGAAATAAGCGCATTCCTCTGGTAAttgttcagtggcagcgtcgag TATTGTAA